The Bacteroides fragilis NCTC 9343 genome includes the window CATTGTTGACAAAGGCCTGACCGCCAGCAACCGCAGAACGGTGATCTCCCTCAGAAATCAGATTGAGCTTATGCCCTTTAGCATCATACAGGTAAGTTCCTTGCGGAAGCACCACATATATGTCGATATCCTGACGATTCATGGCTGACGGAGCTGTACGTTTGCCTTCAGATGACCGGTTAATGCCATTGGCAGCCCAGAGTAAATCGGATAAATCGGTATTACTCAAAGCCTTCGAAGCATATTCACGAGTAGAATGACGTTCGGATAACGCTTTCATTAGCAGTCCGGCACGATTCATGTCGGGCTTAGGTAACTGAATCGTCCGCTCGGCAGCATAACTTGCCACCGACAAAAGCAGGAAACACACTAAAAACTGTAACTTTTTCATAATTATGTATCTTTTTTAGTAAAGCACAAATATAAAAGAATCATCAGTCAACATCTTTATTTCAAAAGAAAATTTAACAAAAAAGGCCTGTATCCCAAACCGGACACAAGCCTTTCTCTATAAATCATTTACGTAGATTATTTCTTACCGAAATAGCGGTTATAAAGTCCTTCGAAACCTTTACCATGACGAGCTTCGTCTTTACACATTTCGTGTACGGTATCGTGGATAGCATCCAGATTCAAAGCTTTAGCACGTGTAGCGATACGTTTTTTGTCTTCGCAAGCACCGGCTTCAGCATTCATTCTCTTTTCAAGGTTTGTTTTAGTATCCCATACGCAATCACCCAACAGTTCAGCAAACTTAGAAGCATGTTCTGCTTCTTCCCAAGCATAACGTTTGAAAGCTTCAGCTACTTCAGGATAGCCTTCGCGATCGGCCTGACGGCTCATAGCCAAATACATACCAACTTCAGTACATTCGCCCATGAAGTGATTGTTCAGGTCTTTAATCATTTCTTCGTCACAACCTTTAGCTACACCGATTACGTGTTCGTCAACAAAAGTGAGTGCACCACCTTCTTCTTCAACAACTTCTACGAATTTGCTTGCAGGAGCTTTACACAAAGGACATTTCTCAGGAGCTGCGTCACCTTCATAAACATAACCGCAGACAGTACATCTAAACTTTTTCATTTCGTCTTAATTTTAAATTAATTAGTCAATACGTATATTATTTAAACATTTCTTACAAACACCTTTATAATAGTAGTGCACTTCGCTTACTTCATGTCCATCCATTTGAAGACCTTCCACTTGTTTCATCTCAACCTGGCATTTCAAATCATAAATACGCCCGCAACGCTTGCACAGAAAATGGGCATGTTGTGAAGTGTCCGCATCAAAATTGGTGTTCCGCTCGTCAATAGTAAGCATTTGTGCCGCTCCCTGCTCAGAAAACAGCCTCAAGGTATTATAGACTGTAGTCTTTGAAAGTGTTGGCATAGAGGAAGATAACTCCGTATATATTTCATCAGCCGATGGGTGTGTCTTATGTTCCATCAAATAATTCATGATAGCAATTCGCTGCATGGACGGTTTGATGTTGTGCTCTAGTAATCGGTTGTATGATTCCATTTTCTTTCTCCTTTCCAAAATTGTATTCATTACAATTTTAAATCTGATGCAAAGATAAAGAGTTCTTTTATTTTCGCAAACAAAATACGAATATTTTTTTGATTAAACAGAAAAACGGCATACAAAATTGCTTTCGTATGCCGTTTCTTATGACAATAATATGTACGTATTAAATTCCTTTAGGGTTTTCACCGTATTGGTTGCTACCCGGCTGTCCGTCCTGAATAGTCAGGAAGAGATACCAAAGGCTGCCGATCACCGGTACGAAAGTGATAAATAACCACCATCCGCTTTTGCCGATATCGTGCATACGACGTATACTAACAGCAATCATAGGCAGAAGCATAGCCAAATAATAAATACCTACAAATACGCAAATCGTACCCAAAATAGCGTCAATAATACTTGCGACAATAGCAAAAATAGCCATGAACAAGACAAACATCCAGTATTCACGTCTTCTGGCTCTACCGTCGAAATCTTTCCACTTCTTTAAAACATCAATGTACTCTTTCATCTTTCAAATCTTTTAATAGTTAATAATTGTTGGTATTTTGTGTTTATTCCTATAAACTGCCACAAATATACTAACTACTATTTATATTTTTTATATTTTCCGCATTTATTTTTAGCAAAAAATAAAAAAAGAGCTAGCCTCTCACCCAACAACATAGTGCCAAAGCCTTATACAAGCCGATCTATAGTCCCCTATTCCTCAACAAAGGTTCTATGCCCGGTTCTTTACCCCGAAAGTTCTTATACATATCCATCGCATCGTCGATGCCTCCGGGAGTGAGAATATAACGACGGAAACGGGAAGCCACTTCCTGATTAAACAGATCACCGGTTTCCTTATATGCTTCAAAAGCATCGCTATCTAACACTTCGGCCCAAATATAACTGTAATAACCAGCCGTATAGCCGCTGTTCATGATGTGATTGAAGTATGTAGTACGATAACGAGGAGGTATCTGACTTAGCAAGCCACGCTCTTTCAGCACAGCAGCCTCAAATTCAGTGACATCCATATTCCGGGGAATCTCTTTCAGTACATGGTAATCCATATCAAGCAGAGAAGCGGCAAGATATTCGGTTGTGGCAAACCCCTGGCCATACTTTCCACTCTTATCGAGTTTCTCAATCAATGCAGCAGGAATCACTTCACCGGTCCGATAATGTTTGGCATATATTTTCAGCACCTCCGGTTCGAATACCCAATGCTCCATAACCTGAGAAGGTAATTCCACAAAATCACGCGGTACACCGGATACGGCATGAAAGTGTACATCTTTAAACAAATTGTGGAGTGCATGACCAAATTCATGGAATAAAGTACCGGCCTCATCGGCACTAAGCAGGGCAGGCTGTCCCGAAGAAGGCTTGGTAAAGTTACACACAATCGTAACTACCGGCGCCAAACGTTTACCGTCACGATAGGTTTGAGAACGATAAGTTCCGCACCATGCGCCTCCCCGCTTACTATTACGAGGGAAAAAGTCCATATACAGCACACCAAGATGGGTTCCGTCTTTATCTTTACACTCAAAAGCCTGTGCCTCTTCATGCGGTTTCGGAATGTCTTTAATTTCGGTGAAAGTAATGCCATAAA containing:
- a CDS encoding SagB/ThcOx family dehydrogenase encodes the protein MKKLQFLVCFLLLSVASYAAERTIQLPKPDMNRAGLLMKALSERHSTREYASKALSNTDLSDLLWAANGINRSSEGKRTAPSAMNRQDIDIYVVLPQGTYLYDAKGHKLNLISEGDHRSAVAGGQAFVNNAPVSLVLVSDLSKLGDAKSNHVQLMGAMDAGIVSQNISLFCSAARLATVPRASMDLVRLKAALKLKDTQMPMMNHPVGYFK
- a CDS encoding NADH peroxidase gives rise to the protein MKKFRCTVCGYVYEGDAAPEKCPLCKAPASKFVEVVEEEGGALTFVDEHVIGVAKGCDEEMIKDLNNHFMGECTEVGMYLAMSRQADREGYPEVAEAFKRYAWEEAEHASKFAELLGDCVWDTKTNLEKRMNAEAGACEDKKRIATRAKALNLDAIHDTVHEMCKDEARHGKGFEGLYNRYFGKK
- a CDS encoding Fur family transcriptional regulator, with the protein product MESYNRLLEHNIKPSMQRIAIMNYLMEHKTHPSADEIYTELSSSMPTLSKTTVYNTLRLFSEQGAAQMLTIDERNTNFDADTSQHAHFLCKRCGRIYDLKCQVEMKQVEGLQMDGHEVSEVHYYYKGVCKKCLNNIRID
- a CDS encoding DUF805 domain-containing protein, whose protein sequence is MKEYIDVLKKWKDFDGRARRREYWMFVLFMAIFAIVASIIDAILGTICVFVGIYYLAMLLPMIAVSIRRMHDIGKSGWWLFITFVPVIGSLWYLFLTIQDGQPGSNQYGENPKGI